A region of the Candidatus Melainabacteria bacterium RIFOXYA2_FULL_32_9 genome:
ATAAAGTGGTATTTCGTGCAGTAATTAGCCAATAATTTTTGTCTCACTCCACTAATAATTTGAGTAAAGTTTATTTAAAAGCTGTTTTACCTGAATTTGGGTATTCTCAATACTACCGCTGTTATCAATCCTAAAGTTTGCTTTTGCGGCTTTTTCTTCCTGAGGCATCTGGGCATTTATTCTCTTTAATGCTTCTTCTTTTGTCAGGTTGCTTCTTTGCATAAGTCTTTCTAATTGAATATCTTTATCTACAGTCACAGCGGCAATATAATCAAACATTTTTTCCATATGAGCTTCAAAAAGAAGAGGTACAGTTGCTGCAACTATTTTGTTTTTCTTGTTTTTATAGAAAAATTCTTCTATTTTAGATTTAACTATTGGATGAAGAATTTTTTCAAGCTCTTTCCGTTTTTCTTCATCTTGAAATACTATTTTACCAACTTTTTCTCTTGAAATAGAGCCTTTTTCATTTCTGACATCAATCCCTAAAGGCTGAAATAATTCATAAACCTGCTTGATTACTTCTTTATCGGTTTCTAAAAGATTATGAACTATTTTATCCGAGTCAATAACAGGAATCCCTTCTTCTTTTAAAAAGGATTCAACCAGAT
Encoded here:
- a CDS encoding dephospho-CoA kinase, which produces MIKLGITGNIASGKNLVESFLKEEGIPVIDSDKIVHNLLETDKEVIKQVYELFQPLGIDVRNEKGSISREKVGKIVFQDEEKRKELEKILHPIVKSKIEEFFYKNKKNKIVAATVPLLFEAHMEKMFDYIAAVTVDKDIQLERLMQRSNLTKEEALKRINAQMPQEEKAAKANFRIDNSGSIENTQIQVKQLLNKLYSNY